The nucleotide window GTGTATTCTATTGTGCACTATACATTATCGCAATAGGAACTGGTGGAACCAAGCCTAACATTTCCACTATGGGGGCAGACCAGTTTGATGACTTCGCGCCGAAGGAAAGGGTTCAAAAGTTATCCTTTTTCAATTGGTGGATGTTTAGCATTTTCTTTGGCACCCTCTTCTCCAACACTTTCTTGATCTACATACAAGACAATGTGGGGTGGAGCCTTGGCTATGGCCTACCAGCTGCGGGTCTCTTGGTCTCTGTTTTGGTGTTCTTGGTGGGAACCCCGCATTATAGACACAAATTGGCGTTGGGTAGCCCTTTAACCACGATTTTCCAAGTGCTTGTGGCTGCTGTCAGGAAGTGGAATGTGCCTGTTCCAAGCGACCCCAAAGAGCTACATGAGCTTAGCTTGGAAGAGTACACAAAATCTAAGAAATTCAGAATTGAATACACCCCTTCATTAAGgttgattttatttatttcaacttcGTATGTCCCCCTATCTTTCTTTAACCTTGGCTACAATTGACTAGCTATCATTCCTGTGCAGATTCCTAGACAAAGCAGCCGTAAAGAGCGGGTCAAACTCACCATGGATGTTGTGTCCATTGACCCAAGTCGAAGAAACCAAGCAGATGGTGAAGATGATCCCCGTTTTGTCGGCAACATTCATACCAAGCACCCTTTTAGCTCAGGTGGGAACATTGTTTATCAAACAAGGAACCACTCTTGATCGTAGGATGGGACCCCACTTCGAAATCCCGGCGGCTTGTCTCACAGCATTCGTTACCATCTTTATGTTGATCAGCATTTCCGTATATGACCGCATATTCGTCCCAACAGTGAGGCGTTACACCAAGAATCCCAGAGGGATCACATTGCTTCAAAGAATGGGAATTGGCCTTGTTTTGCAGATCATCATAATGGTCGTCGCTTGTTTTGCTGAAAGGAAGAGGCTGAGCGTTGCACGAAAGCATCAGATAGTGGGTAAAGACGACACGGTTCCTCTCACCATATTCATACTCCTACCGCAGTTTGCTTTGATGGGGGTGGCCGATTCGCTCGTGGAAGTTGCAAAGCTAGAGTTTTTCTATGACCAAGCACCGGATGGAATGAAAAGCCTTGGGACCTCATATTTCACTAGCAGCTTAGGGATTGGGCATTTCCTTGGCAGTTCTATTTTGACCACAGTTTCTGATATCACTATGACAAATGGACATAAAGGGTGGATCTTGGACAATCTCAACATCTCTCACCTAGATTATTATTATGCCTTCTTGGCTGCCATGGGTTCCCTCAACTTCATCTTCTTCTTGATTGTGGCCAAGTATTTTGTTTATAATGTAGACGTCACAGAAAGGGATTTAAaggaagccattgaagcttcattGGACAAAACTTCCCTTAAAGGGGAAGCCTTGGCAACTGGTCCAATCTGATACTATCCCTTGTCATTTCCTCTCATCTACGCTACAGTAATGAAAAATGCAAATTCCGGTGTAGTCCCTTTGAAATACAAAATATCCGTTCTCCCAGCCCAACTGGTTCTCAAGTTTTTAATCACTTCGATCTCTTATGTCATACATATGTATCTATTTCTTTTTTGGTACATTAATGGGTCAGTGACAAGATTTAAACCCTGAATCTAACCTGCAAACGCAGAACTTTAACCATAAGACGTTCAAATGTATTTTCTAAACCATTGTTAGCTGCTTGGCTATATCTCCTGTCTCTAattaattttgagaaatttatGATACAATTCCTATAACCTCTCCCAAACTCACAAATAGGAGAATAATGCGCTTCAATATACTTGAATTCACGTCCTTCTATATTGGTATCAATGTTCATGTCAATTAAATTATGACTCAACAAGCTATCATATGTCAACTTTAAACCTATACATGAATCAATATTTAAGCTAACCACCTTAAATATATTAGTTaacattataataaaattatctcttcatataaatttatcaaaataaatatatataattttaggaAAAAAACATGAGCACAAagatatttcttttttttaattttttcttttttttcaatttaattatgTTCCATGTACTGTTTAAACTTTGAAATATAATCTTCTgcttttaattttagaaattcaACTCTTCCATAattgatttaaaattaaaattcaattcgTAATATTTTTATTGAGTTATCTCAATTTTGAATATAcaacattttaatatttaaaagcttgatttaataattaaagttcaattgataatttatatttaaatttatagaaattaattaataatattaattattaattagactttaatttttaaatcaagcAAGTAGAGAGACACAATTCTTAAAATTGAAAGCAAGCAATGGACTTCAATTCCAAAACTGGACTGACGAATAATTATAActtttttctccctttcttttctttcaacccaacgaaaaaaaaaaaagaaggaagcaACTGCTGACGTGTCAGCATTTGAAAACCTAACTTCAACGGTAATATGTTGTTTTAATATAGAGTTAAAAATATATGCGTGGGGCGGGGTGCGCCCCTGTACTTTGAATTCTGAATTCAATTTGTTTTCCCCcattgttttaattttgtttctttctttttgctTGCGCAGCTTTGCGCcattttccttttaatttctcttttctttattttttatttcacttGCTACTTATTAAAGACCTCCGTTAAATAGCTTTAGGTCGATTTTTTATCCAATTTTCAGAACTTTGAGACTCAAAACTAAacgtaaattttttttattatggtTGTTATTATAGACATTGATAATAATAACAGAAtgattgcaaaataagaacataCAGATTTTACATGGAAATTTTTTCGGGAAAAAAATCATAGGCAGAAGAaaagaaattcactaatgttgatgcaagaggagtttcgactacatctatttaaaggttgaaaaaatattattctaatcaatatcaaataaaataagtgtagttctatatggattctacTTGTGCGACACTCGGCCTCTTGCCCCCATAGATCCTTTTATTTTGTCACTGTAtttatttcttcaacaagtgATGGGATTCGGGTCACACAAACTCTAAAAATCTCCacattgacacgaattctcaacgaacaagttgtTCACATTTTCCACAAAACCCTTAAAAGAGTattcttcaacaatgaacactaaccaagtccaagcaatgctcaaacttaatTATAGGAAATGATTTAGTCATCATATTTGTAGGATTATCATGGGTACTaactttgctcacaacaatatcatgcacaaaatgataccgaacatcaatgtgttttgttctcttatGAAACATTTGATCCTTCATAAGAAAGATTGCACCCTGACCATCATAAAACATTGTATTGATCTGAAGGTCTTTACCGAGTTCACCAAAAAAACACTTTAACCAAATAGTTTTTTTACAAGCcttagtaatcgccatgtactcagcttcagtagtACGCAAAGTAAATGTAGtatgcaaagtggctttccaactaattgcgcAACCCTCAATAGTAAAGACATACCCTATGGTAGAtttcttttatcaaggtctccaacaAAATCAGAATCAAGATACCGAattactccatctctagttcttccaaactataagcaaacacagtaatacctcgtaagtatctgAAAATCCATTGAACTACTTTCCAATGTCCTTTACTGGGATTCATCATGTATCtactaactgcatatgataaatttggACGTGAGCAAACcttagcatacatgagagatcccactgtgATAAGTGTCaaaagtaatatattttaatccCGTTCTTAATGTATTTTTTGGGTGATTAATCAATACAAAATGATGAATgttatgctcttaatcctttaaattcatgtttctatacttaggaaagCATTTGAGAgtaaaacaaatgaaaatggaGTGAAAATCAAATAATCTGAGTAGATTTCAGGAACCACATGGGTTGGGCCCtcccacacgggctagacacacagtcgtgtgagccacacgggctaacATACGaccatgtgccagaccgtgtaaATTTCAATGATTCATACTTCAGACGCGCGGAAAAACgcaatttttaggtttttgggCATTTTAAGACCTATAAATACCAAATATAAGAAGAGGAAATAGAGCTGTCAGAGGATATTGAAGAAAACAGCTCAAAAAATGCCATTGAAGTCGACTCTGAAGCAGATTtcaatcaagattgaagatctacttttgatttctttgaa belongs to Gossypium arboreum isolate Shixiya-1 chromosome 7, ASM2569848v2, whole genome shotgun sequence and includes:
- the LOC108474112 gene encoding protein NRT1/ PTR FAMILY 5.2-like, giving the protein MTKVEEEKGAADGRDEYTEDGSVDLKGRPVLRSNTGRWKACSFIVGYEVFERMAYYGIASNLVLYLSRKLYEGTVKASNNVNIWVGTVWMTPIVGAYIADAFLGRYWTFVIASAIYLTGMSLLTLAVSLPALRPPSCGHGIKEEACNKRASDLQKGVFYCALYIIAIGTGGTKPNISTMGADQFDDFAPKERVQKLSFFNWWMFSIFFGTLFSNTFLIYIQDNVGWSLGYGLPAAGLLVSVLVFLVGTPHYRHKLALGSPLTTIFQVLVAAVRKWNVPVPSDPKELHELSLEEYTKSKKFRIEYTPSLRFLDKAAVKSGSNSPWMLCPLTQVEETKQMVKMIPVLSATFIPSTLLAQVGTLFIKQGTTLDRRMGPHFEIPAACLTAFVTIFMLISISVYDRIFVPTVRRYTKNPRGITLLQRMGIGLVLQIIIMVVACFAERKRLSVARKHQIVGKDDTVPLTIFILLPQFALMGVADSLVEVAKLEFFYDQAPDGMKSLGTSYFTSSLGIGHFLGSSILTTVSDITMTNGHKGWILDNLNISHLDYYYAFLAAMGSLNFIFFLIVAKYFVYNVDVTERDLKEAIEASLDKTSLKGEALATGPI